The genomic segment aaatttagattaaaataatttcaatttaaattaatattattttaatttaattaattattaaatcaaattaaaataatattaattataaatttatttaatttattttttttaaatgtgggagactttcaatgtctcccattgggagaggtgggagacttcccacgtctcccaatgggagaggtggaaagtcaacgtttgactttccacctctcccagtgggagacgtgggaagtgaggcacgtctcccaatggaagacgtgggatatatacctacaatgaccctagcaacaacgtctcactaagtgggagacattgtagacttccaatgtctcccaattaaagtcataaaacatttattttgttgtagtgtcttTAAAGTCATACTTATTTTAGAAAAACTTGAAAATCAAACAATAATAAATTAAGTGATAAATAATACAAATTTTGTActattagaactttattaaatattttttattttttttaaatattattaattatttttttgacaTGTGGTCCTATATAGTATTGCCACGTGTATTTTAGTTAACACTTAACATATTTTCGTGTCATTTAACACATAAAATGGCTAACTTGCATCAAACCATTAACGAATGAAATTTTGCCCCCAAAATTTTTGATTGAGAGGTTTGTCGTAACTTTTATAAAAGAGTAGGGGGTTTTGCCACaaatatcccaaaaaaaaaattaaataaaaaaatgacataaatacaaaataatacatGTACTTGTActatctaaaaaaattaaaagatatAAATACACAAGATAGTAAATTTATATAAATGTGGAGgattgagtatatatatatataaatttaaataattgattaaaaaaacGTCGTTATTTATGGTAACATAAAATATTTGTAAAAACATGGTATATTATAAAGACTTAAGAATTGATTAAGTATCAGGGCTAACAAGCAAATTAGCCCCAAATCATACATTATTTAGATAAATGTCTCTCtttaaaaaataatcaataaatggcCCATTCCAACAAATTAATACAGTGAAATTCCATATGTGCATTTCCCTCTATACcggaaaaaattgaagaaagtaGATTGAGATTCAATTGCCGGCAACCACAGAAGGAAACAACCAACTTCTCCCTCTCTTTCTCgttgttttttttttgctgaatttttttttggtaatatCACTCTCATTCACGTTGTTTTGCTgagaaatatgatagaaatgATACAGTACGGATAATTTAGTAAATTAATGATCTAAAAGGCCATTTTTCTATCATTTTTAAAATGGGAACATTGGGCTTCAAATGCACTTAATTTGGGTCATTTGTCGTAAATTCTCTAAGTATTATAGACAGGTCACTAGACAATTGTGGAGAAGCTATAAAGGAAAATAAGGCAATTAAGGGGATGTTTGGTACGCGAAGGTTTGGTTTAGTGGGAATAAAAATGTCAAATCTAACTCatatttggtaaatttatttttaatagctTGAGAGATTGTGTTTTTCAATGAATCTcattttttagcttgatttgaATGTAATCTTAACCCTTTTAAGCACTCGAGTTTCACATTCTCTTAATCTAATCTTCCTCTAATTATACTCTCACAATCTCAAACCTCATACAAAACACCATCTCAGGAGTGCCTTCTATCAAAAATAATTTTACCAAGCATGAGATAGATTTGACATTCTCATTCCCACTAAATCAAACTCCTATAACAAACACCTCCTAAGAGTTAGCATATATCCTCTCAAACATTTTAGGAGAGCTTATTTACtaaaaaagttatatttttttgaaataaaagtcttctaaagagaaaataacaagaaaactttttaaaaagaatTATTATTAGAACCGtttatgaagaaaaataaaaaaaggcattattatttttaaaacatatGATAAATAACCGTTAGGAAGACAGAAAGTACAAGACAACTTTTCAATGGCAAATTTCATGCATCTAATATATTCTAATTATTATATATGCCAACATAATCAAGTATTCTCAAATTATGTCATTTTTTAAAGTTTGGACACAATTGTCCCTCACATTAACAATTCATTTCTCTCTCAAACTATCTCTCAAGCTCTCTCAACCCCTATGACTGAATACAAAAATTTTATGCCAAAAACCATATTTTCAATGCAACATTACATTGGCCTCGCACCAACATCGTTAGACATCGTTTTTTGGTCTAAAAACTATGTTTTCAAGGTACCATCGCACCAGTATCGTTATTCATGGTTATACAtcgtttttttttttgccaaaaaccATGTTTTCAAGGTGTTGTTGCAATTAAAAATTTTgtattcaaaaaatttaaaaattgcaCTTCTACATATATTAAGCatataaatctaaaaaaaatactaaaattaaaaaaaatcacctcaaactgATATCCGAATAAAAAATTATGCTTCATGAAAGTTTTTATCAAATTTCATCGTAGAACATCGCACAGGCATCACATGAGCATTGTTAGACATTGTTTTTTTGGCCAAAAACTATGATTTCAATACACCATCGCACTGGCATCTTATTAGTATCGTTAGACATCGTTTTTTGCCTAAAAACTATGTTTTCAAGACATCATCATATCAACATCGTTAGGAATCGTTTATGGCCAAAAAACCATCTTTTCAAGGCACCATCACATGAGCATCGTTAGACACCATTAGACATCATTTTTATACAAATTTTCAAAGttctagataaaaaaaaaaacacaaataaaactaaaaaatcttGTAAAAAAGTGTTTGAAATCTATAAATTAGTGTCTTAAGTCAATATTTTCTTAAGTTTAAATTTTGGATCACATTTTGaatcattaaaacataaaaaataaataatataaagagATGGAGATTTAAGAAGGTGCTTCAATGATAATGGAAGGTATCATCGCCAATGGAGAGGCGACGTTAATGACAGTGATAGCTTGGAATGATGGTGCTCTACCGTCGTGGGGCAATGGTTGGGGTGCCATCCGGGTAGAGAATGAAAGAGGGGTTGAGTGATAGTTTTAGAAAGAGAGGTTGTTAATGGAAGGTACAATTGTGTCCAAAATTTACAAAATGGTATAATTTAGGGATACTTGATTATATTGGCATATAGAAAATAATTAGAGTATATTATGATGCATAGTACATGAAATTTTCCCTTTTCAATTTGAGTATGGGTAAATCTGACGGTCAGGATTGAATAGATCTGACGGTGAATATTTAGTAGCCGTTAGTTTTCAAATATTTGGATGAGCATCTGCGGACATAAATCCGCCGTTCTTGTTCTAATCTCGACCTCCTTCTCTCCCTTTACTTTTTCTTCTCCCTTTCGTTCATTCCGAGCGAGACAAATCCAAGTTTTCACTCTATTCTCCGCCATTATAGAGAGAGATCGCTCCTACTTTTCATGGAGTTTTTCTGATCAATCGATCTCTCTCTAACTCTCTGATTCGATCGCGGTTTCAAGAGGGCTAACACTCTAATAATCTGTCTGGAACTTCGATCAGGTTTAAATTCATGGAGTTCTTTCTTTTGTTTGAtgagtaatttttaattttaaaatctggGCTTGGGTTGCTTTCCCCTGCTTTGTTATTGATTAGTTCTTTTGCTTTTTCCGAGTTCGATTTTCTATGGTTACTTGATTTCGTTTGGGATGGGGTGTTCTATGGTTACTTATACCAATCTGCGTGTACATGCACATTTTGATTCTTATAAGCTATTTTTCCTCGTCTGTAGATTAAAAAACAATGTCTGGATCAGACGAGAACAATTTGGGGGTTATTGGGGCGGCGGCTAATCTGCAAGGTAATCAAATTAGACATTGCCGAGTCACATCTGTATAGATGTAACGAATCTGGTTTGACCCAGTAAGCTTGTGCTACTAAACCCCCTAATTTGATGGctaatttttgttaattttatggATTAAAGGGGGTTTACTCGGCGGAGGTGGGAAATTTGTGACGGGCATGGGTCAGAACAGGAGAGCGTTGAGCGACATAGACCGTAATGTCACTGAAGCTCCTGGGTGCCCTTGTGCAGTTAACAAAAGAGGCTGTTCAGAGTAGGAACTCTATTGTCTCTCACTCCCTTTTGAGTATTTTAGAAATGAAAGACAATAATCAAGTGGGTTTAGTAGTGGTATTGGATTGCACACATTAGAATTGAACTCTTTTACATATTTTTTTAGCTGATTTTGATTTGTTTTTCTACACTTTCCCAGAAATAAGGTTATATATCCCCCAACGCATTCTGTCAATGATAAAAATCCTCCTATTCCTTTGAACCGACGAATTACTAGGTTGGATGTTTTATCTTTTTGTTTCacacttatatatattataaatatatatgaactTAAAGTTTAATTGCTTATTGTTTGCTTAGGAAGTTTGCTGCTCAGCTGGCTAACAATCAGCAGGCTCAGTTATCAAAGGTACCATCTTGTTTTGTTTAGTGGATAACTTCTTGGTTTATAATTATATGTAATTCTGTTTGTTTGATGATTTATCTTTGAATGTCCTCACAGGATGTTCAATTAGGCTCAAACATAAGGGATTCTGAAGATTGTGCATTAATAGATGTGGAAGACTACAAGACTGACTTTCCTGTACCCATGTTTGTGCATCATACGGAATCAATTTTGGAGGAAACTGATGAGATGGTAGTTACTTTTTTTATCTATCAATATTCTTTTGAGAAATAGTGGTGAGTTTTGCTGTTGTGTATAATAATTGTGATTCATTTTGTTTCAGGAGGAAGTTGAAATGGAAGATATGTCTGATGAGCTTGTCATAGACATAGACAGCTGCGATAAGACGAATCCTCTAGCAGTATCAGAATACATTGATGAGATATATGCCTATTACAAGAAAGTTGAGGTATATATAAATCTTCTTTTCATTATTGTTAAGTGTACTTTTAAATTCTAACCTTTTCTTTTAGtactttttaatctgtttaacTTGTAGTTGTTAAGTGTTTTCTGGTTGATGTGGTACTATTGAAACAATTATCACTGGTTTGTATGTGACCTTCTCTTAGTAGCtccaaataaattaagtttaatttcTTGTTAGTTTGGTTGGTGAATGACTGCTATTTATAACATTTTATTAATCGTTTGCAAATACAAGTAACTAAAATTGATTTATTTGATTCTCAGAATTCTAGCTGTGTATCAGCCAGCTATATGGAAAACCAACCAGATATAAATGAGAAGATGAGAGGAATTCTGATTGACTGGCTAATAGAGGTACTTAAATTGCTGCTTTCATGATGTTATTATATCCAACGAATTCCTCTTCAATGGATTCTCTGACCATTTAGTGCAAATTACAGGTCCACTACAAGTTTGAATTAATGGATGAGACATTGTATCTTACGGTCAACTTGATTGATAGATTTTTAGCCGTTCATTCTGTGCCAAGGAAGAAACTTCAGTTGGTTGGGGTTACGGCCCTACTTCTAGCCTGCAAATACGAAGAAGTTTCAGTTCCTGTTGTTGAGGATCTCATTCTGATTTCTGACAAGGCTTACAGCAGAAAAGAAGTGCTTGACATGGTAAATTTTAATGGAAGAAATAATATCATATTCACAGTTTCATTTATCCGTACATTTTCTCAGCGAGCTTACTGTAATATATGCTTGCAGGAGAAGCTAATGATCAATACTTTGCAATTCAATCTATCAGTTCCCACGCCATATGTGTTTATGAGAAGATTTCTCAAAGCTGCTCAATCTGACAAGAAGGTATGTCAAGATTATACCACGACAACAGTATGAGTCAAAATTTCATTAAATTCGCCATAATTCTAACAACAGTGTATACCATGACATTGATTCAGCTTGAGCTTCTATCATTCTTCATGATAGAATTGTGCCTGGTAGAGTATCCAATGCTCAAGTTTCCCCCTTCTTTGTTAGCTGCTGCTGCAATTTACACAGCTCAATGTGCCATATGCGGCTTTAAGCAATGGAGTGCAACGAGTGAGTGTCACAGCGGCTATTCCCAGGAGCAGCTCTTGTGAGTGGATTTTTTCATAATTCCAACAACGCATTTTACTTTGGATTGAAACAGTTATTGTATGATCTTCATTTCAATGAtgggtgaattttgtgttttttggTGGGTTGCAGAGAATGCTCAAGGATGATGGTTACTTTCCATCAGAAAGCTGGAACAGGGAAGCTCACAGGGGTTCAAAGGAAGTACAATACATCTAGATTTGGCTATGCGGCAAAAGTGGTACCAGCTGAATTCATATTGGAGGGTttgagatgatgatgatgaagaaagaAGTGATGACTCTACTCTAACTTGACTCTCTCTTTCTTAACTATGATGCTAAATGGTTTTGGGTGTTGGggtatatataattaaaaggcCAACATAAGTTTCCCTTGCTCGGGAGCCTttttttgacttttttttttggaaagaCTAAGTTTGATAACTGTGTATCTTTTGGTGTAAaagagtctctctctctctctctcttttgtgTCTTGTAAGAATTTGAGgagtgagagggagagaatgTGTCATAAATTCACCCTTGCTTGGGAGTTTTCTATGAAAATAATTGGATGGGGACTTTGATATTCTTTGTTCTCAGAGCTAAAATAACTTCTTTGACTActtatttcaaatattttatattAGTAAATTGTTAATAAAATTTATTTGGCAAATAACAAAATAAGAGAATGCTAAAAAAGAGAAATGATTGGTTCCTTGTAAAGCAAGAAAGCTATGTGGCCACACATTGGATTTTCGTAGcagtataattaaataattaaatttaaatttaaaatctatatAAGATTTTAAATTACAAGATAATAGAAgaatattattgaaaatataaagtATGAAatctgtatttcgataaaacaagTAATACAAATGTTGACGAATATTATGGTGAATGAGATaatataataaacataattattgtaaataaaaaattattataactaAACAAAATTTCATTGATTAAAAAATACACCGGTGATAAATTGACAgcaactatatatttttttttgcccAGAAAAGTAAAACTTCATTAATACTTCAAATCATTCAATAATACAGACTGAAACTTAGTAGGAATATGAGAAGCAAACAAATGACGATCAGAAGCTACACACGTGGTCCTCGCTAAATAGTGAGCGACGGTGTTATCAGACCGTTTTACAAATTTAATGGAAACAAACTGTGATTTTAACTCAGACAACAAACATCTACAATCTGTTATGAGTCGCCCAAAGTAGGAATACAGGACTGAAGAATTCCTTATTGCTTGTACAGCAATTAAGCAATCGGACTCCACTTCGACATTAGTCCAGAAATTGGTTTTGATCCAGCTTAATGCTTCATTGACAGCAACTATTTAGTCACAAGAAAAAGTGCATAAATCTTAATAATAAAACCATTACATACCTAAATATTAGGTATATTAAAACTAATGATATATATAACCTTCTCGTAATTCTTTATAAAATGACAAGACACATTTGACATCCTATGCAACACGCTCAAcagtaattttaaaattattgaaaaaaatgatttcataagttattattattattattattataattcaaCTTCCTAATATTTTGATTATCGTTAACAAAACAAACTTATCCTATTAATACAAGAAGAACGATGTCGTTTTAAGGAACTGTCGTTTCTGACGTGTTTAATGGCCGACCAAAGATTGGACAGCTGTCAAGGAATCTATACTCCGCCGCCAGTTGTCAGCTGTGTCGTTCATCAACACGTGCCACCACCACTTTCCGACTGTTTTAGCCatgtaaatttaattaataaaataataaagattctccttaataataatatttattttcttgataaaataaaataaagcaaataGTGGTTACTGTTTGTTTCACTCTCTGTCCCTTTTGCTATCAGATTGGcttcaaattttcaaaaatatctaGTTTTGATGAACATGGGTCCAACCTGAGTGGGTCCCATGAAAGTTTTCTCAGGTACCatgaaaattttcatttttattgatttttgacGCCATCATCCTAATATGAAATGAGTCAGATGAAGTTGACATGGGATGAGGTTTCATTAAGATCTTTTTTTTTGGGTCTTTACCGGATAAGATTGTGGTGTAGGATTGATGTGATTTTCAGGTTGATTTTTATGGATTGTAGTGGTTTCAGATTTTCGTGTCAAGTTGTGAGTTGTGAAACCTTGTCTTCTTCTAGCAAGTTCTTCTAAGTTATTCCCTCTTTGATAGAGATGTTTGATCGGTCATGGCTCGTGATTTTCTTTCTATTCAGCCCGtaacttcttctttttttttccttttgtttctttcttataatttcatcattgttgatatacctatatttttatatataaaactcGTTTATGTGTTTCTATGGTTTTGTGCAACTTGCACGATTTAAAGAGCTACTTGTTTCATTAGTGAAACatgtttttttgttttgattAAAGGAATCTTGCTCGATATTTTTTTGGTGTCTCTTTCAGGGTGTGGtggtagcagaagtagtagtagtagtagtagtagtggcagaaGTACTGGATAGGTTTTAAGAGGGTGACAACTTGGGCTTGTTGTACTAGCAGCAAGAGAGAGagatgatgatgaagatggaagagaagaaagagggtGAGTTTCTAACAGTGCCACCCTTTGAGTGTGCTTGGCCAAAGGACTTGAAATTCAGGGAAGCTGGCCGTGGTTGTGTGGCTTTTGAAGCTTTTGCTCGCAATGATGTCACACTGGTGTTCCGGGAGAATGTGGGAAGTCAACATTATCATTACAAAAGAGATAACAGTCCTCATTATACTGTTATATTGGGTAGTCATAGGAATAGGCGGTTGAAGATTGAGGTGGATGGGAAATCTGTTGTTGATGTGGAGGGAGTTGGGTTATGTTCTTCTGCTTTTCAGAGCTATTGGATTAGTATTTATgatgggttgattagtattggtaAAGGTAGATACCCTTTTCAGAATATTGTGTTTCAATGGTTAGACACTAACCCCAATTGTAGTGTTCGTTATGTGGGGCTGAGTAGCTGGGATAAACATGTTGGTTATAGGAATGTCATTGTATTGCCATTAATGCAAAACCATTTATCTTTGTGGAAACATGTGGATGTGGgttatggtggtggtggtggtggtgactaTATACATGAGGAGTGTGGCCAGGAAGAGTTGGAAGATGAGCTCTCAGCTTATGATAAATGGGGCCTTCAAAACTTTTTGGAGAGTTGGGACCTGTCTGATGTCTCATTCATTGTTGGTATGGAGGAAAGGCCTGTTCCTGCTCACAAGGTTATCTTGGCATCTTCTGGTAATTTTCCTTTAACTTCACCTGATGGTGTGATAGACCTTAAGGGGGTAACCTATTCTGTTCTGCACTCTCTCCTTGAATACATCTACAAAGGCCGGACCCAGGTACACATTTTTCTTTGAATAATACAGAGTTTAGTTCCTTAGCTCATTTTACTTCAAGTAAGGCAAATTTTCATAGAGTAGCATTTGAAATATTAATTCACTCGGGCATAGGTGTTAAGTGGCATGCATTTGAAACTTATCATTCTTAACCATACAGGGGTAGCTCAAACTGTTAGACATGTGGTTTGCTCCCACAACGTCTGAGGTTCGAGTCCCTCTGGGTACCTACATAGCAATTGATATAATTTTTTGGTCCCAAATATTGTAGGGTTAGGCAGggaacttggtttttttttttttttttttttttttgaaactcaTCATACTTGGTTGGTCATTCTGCTCTTGATATTTAAGAAACTAATAGGGCTTGGTGTACCTTGTTGTAGATTCTAGAGTCCCAACTTGCTTCGCTGATGATTCTAAGCCTGCAATTTGAAGTAATGACATTGGTAAAGCAATGTGAGGAGATCATGGAACAGtttaaaataaatgaaaagtCATTTGATTCGGGCAAGAGAGTGGAATTATCATATCCAAGCACTTCACCACATTGCTACAGAGCCTTCCCTTTTGGACTTCCTGTGGATAGGCAGAGGCTTAAACAGCTGCATTCAACTGGAGAGTACAGTGATGTAAACATATATATTGAAGGAGGCGGCCTTGTTTCCCAGCCACATAAAATTATTCTCAGTTTATGGAGTGTTCCATTTGCAAAGGTGAGCTTAATATATTATTTGTTGTACCTTGTGTTTCTCAGTGTGTGGATATTAGGGAATTTTAGAATGAAGTTTCTGGTTTCTATTTCACTTAAACTTTTCAGAAAAAAACATACTTATCTTCCAATATTAAACTTATGCATACGCAAAAGGACTTTATGTTACTTTCATGGAGTGATGCAAAAAGATATGATTATACTTCCTGAGATAGGTTATAATACACTTAATTTGATTTGCTGCTGTAAAATGGCAGATGTTCACAAATGGAATGAGTGAAACCAATTCCTCAAAGGTTCTTTTAAGAGATGTATCCCCCGAAGCGTTCAAGGGTATGCTCGATTTCATGTATAATGGGGAACTCAATTTGGAAATCACCATGGAATCTGGTGCCTTGTTACTGCAAATGTTATTATTATCTGATCAATTTGGAGTCACTCTCCTCCATCAAGAATGCTGCAAAACATTTTTAGAATGCCTTTCGGAGGTAGTTTTGCTGTCCTCATCATGCCATCCAGTCCAATTTTAGATGTGATAATACTTTCTTGTCTTTAACACAAAGCTGCTTGTTTGACTAGAATTTAAAGAAGGGAGAAGTGGCCTGCGGTTTGGGACTTCTGAAAACAAAACAAGATCCATTTGAAATAATGAACAACGAAATATTGATACTTCTCGTGTACATATTAAATGCAGGAATGAATGGAGTTCTCGTAGTGGAAGAAGATCATACTACTGGAATTTTTGTATTATGCACAACTTTTATGGACGTGGAAGAAGACAGTTTTGGCAAAGTAATTGGAGTGGTACATATAAGGCTAACCTTTGAACTTTGTTGCAGGACACAGTAAGTCCAATACTCCAGGCGGTTTCATCAATTTCCTCATGTAAACTTATCGAAGAAACATGCGAGAGGAACTTTTCCATGCACTTTGACTATTGTACAACCGCAAGCACTGACTTCATCTTCTTAGAAGAGGCGAATTTTAGCAATATTATACGGGTAGGTCCACTATTTTCAAGTTTCCAGAAGCTCCAGGCTATAACAGATCACACTAGAAATTGTTAAATAAACCTCTAAAATAAATGGAAAAGGAAGAACAGTGTGAAGATACAGTACGAATGTGGAGCAATGGAGTTCAAGCAGACAAATAGAAAGAAAAGAGTCTGAAAATTCTCTCTCCTCGTTTCAGTCTTATAGTATGTTATGGTCTTCCACTTGCAGCATCCAGATTTGACTGTAACATCTGAAGAAAAAGTTCTTGATGCAATCTTAATGTGGGGTATGAAAGCGAAGAGCGTATATGGGTGGGAGGTGGTAGATGAACTGATGGCGTATTCGACGCCTGAACTTCTCTTCATGGAGAGACTGCAGTCAGTTTTCGACTTCTTATCTTTTGTGCGGTTTCCAATCATGCCTCTTGTCTTGCTTAAGAATGTAAGTACAGCTATGATACAACAAGTTATTATGACTTTCTTACCATACTTGTTAGAGGCATGCATTCCCTCGGTTGGTTGATTTCATCGTATGATGGTGCAGTTGGAGAAGAGCAACATCAGCAGGCGCATTCCTACTTTCGATTTCCTTGTGAGTTGAAAACCTTTGCTCTTTATCAGGACAATCTTTTTGAATCTGTTTATTTCAATGCATCAAAGAAAATTCTATTGATTCTGCAGGTGAAGGAGGCCATCAGCTATGTTGAACATGGATTCTCCGGGCCTGAATTTGAGCAAAAGTAAGTTCATGGATTTCAAACAGAATTATAGAACATATTTAGAGTGGCCTTTCTCTAACATAATCTCTCACTTTTGTAGTGTTAGATTTCAACTTAGGAGATCTAGTTATAAGGAGCTTCAGTACTTATGTGATGGTGATAGTAATGGAGTTCTTTACTTCGCGGGGACATCATACGGGCAACATCAGTGGTTTAATCCTGTTCTTGCAAAAGTAATACATTGTCATTAACTTccttttttcatttctttttttccAAAGCTATTTAtagaccaagggatcattatatATTATGGTTCCTAATCGTTTTTAAGTTGTTTGTTTCAGAGAATCACAATTACGGCTAGCAGTCCTGCTTCAAGATTCACTGACTCCAAAGTTTTGGCCTCTAGAACTTACCAGGTATGAAAATCCAGAATTTGTAAGAATTGAACGATGCGAGCGTCATTAAACAGTTGACAAACAAGTTATGGTCACTGCAGGGAACATCTTTTGCTGGACCAAGGCTAGAAGATGGCCACAGTAGCGCATGGTGGATGGTTGACATCGGCCACAACCATCAGGTTTGTTTTCTATTATCAATTTTGATTTCAAGTAGCCATTTGGTACCAAGAATTCAAAGttcttttattaatgaaaaagTTGAAGAAGGTTATATGATTGTCTGGAATCATGTAAAATAGCATTTAGCTGTGCATGGAAATCTTGCATTAGATTTATGTACATGTGAAACAATTTCGTTGCACGAGATAATGTTAtaatttgtctttttttttaacatttatatTTAAGTGCGTAATGACAAAATATGCAAGACACTactttttaaaacagtgggtccCGGTTTTAATACATGTGACTGGCAAGGCTAAACTGACACATTAGTGTATGTAATGTTTAAGTGcatattttgagtgcacatatcattaatCCATTTAATTATGTGTGAAGTGAGTCCATAACATCATGTTTTGAGATTTCTATTCTCACGCTAAGATTCCTCTATACCAATCGTCCCCTAAAACTTTAAAGATTTATGATAAACGTCTTGACGTAATCGGTACAGCTTATGTGCAACTACTACACCTTAAGGCAAGACGGATCCAGGGCTTACATTAGATATTGGAATCTACAGGTAAAGAtggctattttttttttctcaattttctTATGGTAAAACTAGAGTAATGTTGACATTTTATACCCACTGAACATGTACTTTTGTGTTACTTGCAGGGGTCTCTGGATGGAAAAACATGGACCAATTTGAGAGTACATGAAAATGATCAAACAGTATGCAAGCCAGGGCAGTT from the Humulus lupulus chromosome X, drHumLupu1.1, whole genome shotgun sequence genome contains:
- the LOC133804043 gene encoding G2/mitotic-specific cyclin-2-like isoform X3; the encoded protein is MSGSDENNLGVIGAAANLQGGLLGGGGKFVTGMGQNRRALSDIDRNVTEAPGCPCAVNKRGCSENKVIYPPTHSVNDKNPPIPLNRRITRKFAAQLANNQQAQLSKDVQLGSNIRDSEDCALIDVEDYKTDFPVPMFVHHTESILEETDEMEEVEMEDMSDELVIDIDSCDKTNPLAVSEYIDEIYAYYKKVENSSCVSASYMENQPDINEKMRGILIDWLIEVHYKFELMDETLYLTVNLIDRFLAVHSVPRKKLQLVGVTALLLACKYEEVSVPVVEDLILISDKAYSRKEVLDMEKLMINTLQFNLSVPTPYVFMRRFLKAAQSDKKLELLSFFMIELCLVEYPMLKFPPSLLAAAAIYTAQCAICGFKQWSATSECHSGYSQEQLLECSRMMVTFHQKAGTGKLTGVQRKYNTSRFGYAAKVVPAEFILEGLR
- the LOC133804043 gene encoding cyclin-B2-4-like isoform X2 gives rise to the protein MSGSDENNLGVIGAAANLQGGGGKFVTGMGQNRRALSDIDRNVTEAPGCPCAVNKRGCSENKVIYPPTHSVNDKNPPIPLNRRITRKFAAQLANNQQAQLSKDVQLGSNIRDSEDCALIDVEDYKTDFPVPMFVHHTESILEETDEMEEVEMEDMSDELVIDIDSCDKTNPLAVSEYIDEIYAYYKKVENSSCVSASYMENQPDINEKMRGILIDWLIEVHYKFELMDETLYLTVNLIDRFLAVHSVPRKKLQLVGVTALLLACKYEEVSVPVVEDLILISDKAYSRKEVLDMVNFNGRNNIIFTVSFIRTFSQRAYCNICLQEKLMINTLQFNLSVPTPYVFMRRFLKAAQSDKKLELLSFFMIELCLVEYPMLKFPPSLLAAAAIYTAQCAICGFKQWSATSECHSGYSQEQLLECSRMMVTFHQKAGTGKLTGVQRKYNTSRFGYAAKVVPAEFILEGLR
- the LOC133804043 gene encoding cyclin-B2-4-like isoform X1; the encoded protein is MSGSDENNLGVIGAAANLQGGLLGGGGKFVTGMGQNRRALSDIDRNVTEAPGCPCAVNKRGCSENKVIYPPTHSVNDKNPPIPLNRRITRKFAAQLANNQQAQLSKDVQLGSNIRDSEDCALIDVEDYKTDFPVPMFVHHTESILEETDEMEEVEMEDMSDELVIDIDSCDKTNPLAVSEYIDEIYAYYKKVENSSCVSASYMENQPDINEKMRGILIDWLIEVHYKFELMDETLYLTVNLIDRFLAVHSVPRKKLQLVGVTALLLACKYEEVSVPVVEDLILISDKAYSRKEVLDMVNFNGRNNIIFTVSFIRTFSQRAYCNICLQEKLMINTLQFNLSVPTPYVFMRRFLKAAQSDKKLELLSFFMIELCLVEYPMLKFPPSLLAAAAIYTAQCAICGFKQWSATSECHSGYSQEQLLECSRMMVTFHQKAGTGKLTGVQRKYNTSRFGYAAKVVPAEFILEGLR
- the LOC133804965 gene encoding BTB/POZ domain-containing protein At2g30600, translating into MMMKMEEKKEGEFLTVPPFECAWPKDLKFREAGRGCVAFEAFARNDVTLVFRENVGSQHYHYKRDNSPHYTVILGSHRNRRLKIEVDGKSVVDVEGVGLCSSAFQSYWISIYDGLISIGKGRYPFQNIVFQWLDTNPNCSVRYVGLSSWDKHVGYRNVIVLPLMQNHLSLWKHVDVGYGGGGGGDYIHEECGQEELEDELSAYDKWGLQNFLESWDLSDVSFIVGMEERPVPAHKVILASSGNFPLTSPDGVIDLKGVTYSVLHSLLEYIYKGRTQILESQLASLMILSLQFEVMTLVKQCEEIMEQFKINEKSFDSGKRVELSYPSTSPHCYRAFPFGLPVDRQRLKQLHSTGEYSDVNIYIEGGGLVSQPHKIILSLWSVPFAKMFTNGMSETNSSKVLLRDVSPEAFKGMLDFMYNGELNLEITMESGALLLQMLLLSDQFGVTLLHQECCKTFLECLSEDTVSPILQAVSSISSCKLIEETCERNFSMHFDYCTTASTDFIFLEEANFSNIIRHPDLTVTSEEKVLDAILMWGMKAKSVYGWEVVDELMAYSTPELLFMERLQSVFDFLSFVRFPIMPLVLLKNLEKSNISRRIPTFDFLVKEAISYVEHGFSGPEFEQNVRFQLRRSSYKELQYLCDGDSNGVLYFAGTSYGQHQWFNPVLAKRITITASSPASRFTDSKVLASRTYQGTSFAGPRLEDGHSSAWWMVDIGHNHQLMCNYYTLRQDGSRAYIRYWNLQGSLDGKTWTNLRVHENDQTVCKPGQFASWPIVGPNALRPFRFFRVVLTGPTTDVSNPFNICICFLELYGFFH